A genomic segment from Drosophila miranda strain MSH22 chromosome 3, D.miranda_PacBio2.1, whole genome shotgun sequence encodes:
- the LOC108159127 gene encoding kynurenine 3-monooxygenase — MAQGTGIICSEVNGRGAAAYEEERQRRRVAIVGAGLVGSLAALNFARMGNHVDLYEYREDIRHATLVQGRSINLALSQRGRKALAAVGLEQEVLSTAIPMRGRMLHDVAGRTSVVLYDPCTQQCLYSVGRKQLNEVLLNACDKLPNIQCHFEHKLTNASIKEGLMEFKQPHREEVVAAFADLIVGCDGAFSSVRQQLVKLPGFNYSQDYIETGYLELCIPAKAGEFQMPPNYLHIWPRNSFMMIALPNQDKSFTVTLSMPFKMFASIQSQDQLLAFFRQHYTDALPLIGEEQLIKDFFKTRPQHLVSIKCKPYHYADKALILGDAAHAMVPYYGQGMNAGMEDVTLLTSILGQQLPLDEALAKFTENRWKDAFAICDLAMYNYVEMRDLTKRWSFRCRKWLDTLLFRLFPGWIPLYNSVSFSSMPYSECIANRKWQDGLLKRIFGGSLLAVVLAGSAFLVQRFLSPWTVMQSN, encoded by the exons ATGGCACAAGGCACCGGCATCATCTGCTCAGAGGTTAACGGCCGCGGGGCAGCGGCGTACGAGGAGGAGCGACAGCGGCGCAGAGTGGCCATTGTCGGGGCGGGTTTG GTGGGTTCTTTGGCGGCCCTAAACTTTGCCCGGATGGGCAATCACGTGGACTTGTACGAGTACCGCGAGGACATTCGGCATGCTACTCTCGTGCAAGGACGCAGCATTAATCTGGCGCTCTCCCAGCGGGGACGCAAGGCGCTAGCTGCCGTGGGTCTGGAGCAGGAGGTCCTGTCCACCGCCATACCCATGCGGGGACGAATGCTGCACGATGTTGCAGGACGGACCAGTGTGGTGCTGTACGACCCGTGCACCCAACAGTGCCTCTACTCCGTCGGCCGCAAGCAGCTCAACGAGGTTCTGCTCAACGCCTGCGACAAGCTCCCAAACATTCAGTGCCACTTCGAGCACAAGCTGACCAATGCCAGCATCAAAGAAGGACTCATGGAGTTCAAGCAGCCACATCGGGAGGAGGTTGTGGCGGCCTTCGCGGATCTCATTGTGGGCTGCGACGGAGCCTTCAGCAGCGTGCGGCAGCAGCTGGTGAAGCTGCCGGGCTTCAACTACTCGCAGGATTATATCGAGACTGGCTACCTGGAGCTGTGCATTCCCGCCAAGGCAGGCGAGTTCCAGATGCCACCCAACTATCTGCACATCTGGCCGCGCAACTCCTTCATGATGATTGCCCTGCCCAACCAGGACAAGTCCTTCACGGTGACACTGTCGATGCCGTTCAAGATGTTCGCCAGCATCCAGAGCCAGGATCAGCTGCTGGCCTTCTTTAGGCAGCACTACACGGATGCTCTACCTCTGATCGGCGAGGAGCAGCTCATCAAGGACTTTTTTAAGACGCGGCCTCAGCACCTGGTGTCCATCAAGTGCAAGCCGTATCATTATGCCGACAAAGCGCTGATTCTGGGCGATGCGGCCCATGCAATGGTGCCGTACTATGGGCAGGGCATGAACGCAGGCATGGAAGATGTCACCCTGCTGACATCCATTCTGGGGCAGCAATTGCCTCTGGACGAGGCCCTGGCCAAGTTTACCGAGAACCGCTGGAAGGATGCCTTCGCCATTTGCGACCTCGCCATGTACAACTATGTGGAG ATGCGGGATCTCACCAAGCGCTGGTCATTCCGATGCCGAAAGTGGCTGGACACCCTGCTGTTCCGGCTTTTCCCTGGCTGGATTCCACTCTACAACAGTGTCTCCTTCTCGAGCATGCCCTACAGTGAGTGCATTGCCAACCGCAAGTGGCAGGATGGGTTGCTGAAGCGCATTTTTGGGGGCTCCCTCCTTGCCGTTGTCCTGGCCGGCTCTGCGTTCCTTGTGCAGCGTTTTCTTTCACCTTGGACAGTAATGCAATCAAACTAA
- the LOC108159129 gene encoding uncharacterized protein LOC108159129 → MLQLDSKNGVILSGVLSVVFATVYILLKSEYFWYISSDLGLHVSALQIMGSICLVIGAIKNCYKLFVPWMITCGFFLYLMVYLGVAMMVNGDWLFLPIMVVPFTAYLSYALFSVQKAFDRMRKEEPPSYENLVGKKDFIGHI, encoded by the exons ATGCTTCAATTAGACAGCAAAAACGGCGTTATCCTCTCAGGAGTGCTGTCAGTGGTCTTTGCCACTGTCTATATACTTCTAAAGAGTGAATATTTTTGGT ATATATCGAGCGATCTGGGCTTGCATGTTTCGGCTTTGCAGATTATGGGAAGCATATGCCTAGTAATTGGTGCCATAAAG AACTGTTACAAGCTTTTCGTGCCTTGGATGATAACATGTGGATTCTTCTTGTACCTCATGGTTTACCTGGGGGTTGCAATGATGGTCAATGGAGATTGGCTCTTTCTTCCGATCATGGTAGTCCCATTTACAG CGTATCTCAGTTATGCCCTGTTCTCGGTTCAAAAGGCATTCGACAGAATGCGTAAGGAAGAACCGCCATCGTACGAAAATCTGGTTGGGAAAAAGGATTTTATAGGCCACATATAA
- the LOC108159128 gene encoding calcineurin subunit B type 2 — protein MGNETSLPMEMCSNFDADEIRRLGKRFRKLDLDNSGALSVDEFMSLPELQQNPLVQRVIDIFDADGNGEVDFKEFIQGVSQFSVKGDKLSKLRFAFRIYDMDNDGYISNGELFQVLKMMVGNNLKDTQLQQIVDKTIGFADKDEDGKISFDEFCSVVGNTDIHKKMVVDV, from the exons ATG GGAAACGAAACATCACTGCCCATGGAAATGTGTTCCAATT TCGATGCCGATGAGATTCGACGCTTGGGCAAACGTTTCCGCAAACTGGATCTGGACAATTCGGGGGCATTGAGTGTGGACGAGTTCATGTCGCTGCCGGAGCTGCAACAGAATCCGCTGGTGCAGCGCGTGATCGACATATTCGATGCCGATGGCAACGGGGAGGTGGACTTTAAGGAGTTCATCCAGGGCGTCTCACAGTTCAGCGTTAAGGGTGATAAACTGTCGAAGCTGCGCTTCGCGTTCCGCATCTacgacatggacaacgatGGATACATTTCGAATGGTGAACTTTTTCAG GTTTTAAAAATGATGGTGGGCAACAATCTGAAGGACACGCAACTGCAACAGATCGTGGACAAGACAATCGGTTTCGCGGACAAGGATGAGGATGGCAAGATATCGTTCGACGAATTCTGTTCGGTGGTTGGAAACACGGACATACACAAGAAGATGGTTGTTGACGTTTAA